CGCCGGTTTTATGGGCGTCGATTTCAACAGGTTTGCCGCCGGATAAGCACGGCGTCACGGGATTCTTTTCCACCCGGGCCGATTTAAAAGCGCCTAGGATTTGGGATTTATGCCGCTCGAATCGATTGAGAGTAGGATTGTTCGGATGGTTATTGACCTGGCCGCCGGGCGATCCTTTTTCCTTTGAAGTTCCTTCCTGGATGGCGCGAAGTCCTGCGGCTTATCCTCCGGAATACGCCTGTTTGCAGGAGATCGTTTTGGAACAGGGACGGGATGGGAGAAAATATAGCCCCCTGACGGCGCTGTTTCGGTGCGCCAGGCGGGGCGCCGGGCTGCGAGCTGTGGAGAAGATGCTCTGGTTTTATCTTCGCGACGGATGGGGTTTGTCGGAGGAAGCCCATTTAGCCGAAAAGATGCTAGCCGAAGTCCGGCTGCAAACCGACTTGTATATCGCCCTCATGCGCCGATACCGGCCCGATGTTACGGCTTTTTCCCTTTACGGGACGGATAAATTAGGGCATCGCTTCTGGCACTCCATGAAACCGGAATCGTTCGATGGTCCCATCGCCGAATCCTCCCGCTTCCGCCATATCATAGAAGATTACTACCAGGAAGCCGATCAAGCCCTGGGGCGCATTCTATCCGTGTTTCCTCTCTCCGCCAATATCGTAATTCTGTCGGATCACGGCATGAAAGCGGATACGGCGTTGCCGCGCCAGTTTTTTTTGGATGCGGCCAAGTTTTTGCGGGCGCTGGGCGCAGAAGGGCTTTTCCATTATGCTTTCGTTAACCGGCAATTGATCCTCGAACCGATTCGCGCTGGCCATGAGTTAAAACCGTGGTTGGAAAAGATCGAAGCGGTTCGTTTTTCGGATAGCCAGGAGCCTTTGTTCCAAGTGCGGGAAGAAGAGGGAAAGATTTGGGCGCATACCGATTTTTCGCTGACCTGGAATCCCGATTCGCCTCTTTTGCAGCATGAATCCATCGCCATCGCCGATCGATCGTATCCTACATCCTCCTTTTTCTTCTCTCGGACATTTTCCGGCGAGCACGATCCGGCGGGGATCGTGATTTTGGCGGGACAAGACGTCAAACGTGGGGCCAAGTTGATGGAAGCGAATCTGTTGGACATCGCGCCGACGATTCTCTATTTGTTAAGCCTTCCCATCAGCCGAGAGATGACGGGCCGGATTCTGGAGGAAGCCCTGGCGGTGGATAAGAAGCCGGTTTACGTCGATCGCTACGAGCCGTCTCATTTCCAAGAAGGAGAAATTATAACGCCGATGGAATCCTACCTAGAGCGATTGCGCAGCGTGGGTTATATTGAATGATGAATGATGAATCTCGTTGAATTTCTAATTCTCCTAAGAAAACGCTTTTATTAAGTCGAATAAAATAAGCTCAAAAGGCGGTGTGGCTAGGGTAAGTCGTCATTGTACATTATCATCCCAGCCTTGAAAGGCTGGGCTATTATAAAATGCCCCTTTAAAGGGGCTAACTACAATAGCCCACCGTTTCAACGGTGGGGCGGCAGGGTTTTTCATCCTTCAATCGTTGATAGCCTTTCCTCAGTAAGGAGGCTCATCACTCATCATTGGTTTTATAGGAAATCGTCGCGATGGATAAAAAAAGGGAATGGTTGAAATGTTCGGCAGTAGCCGGGGGATTCTATCTCATCGTTTATATTTTATTGGCGCATCATTTTTGGGGATTTTTCAATCCTTGGCTGATTCTGATAATTTTCCTTTTTTTTCTGGGGGACGTTTGGGGATTGCATTGGTGGATCAAGCGCCAGGGGGACGATGAAAATAATCGGTATCCATAATATGGGCGGGTGGCAGAGAACTGTAGGGTGGGCTCAAAGCGAAGCATAGCCCACCACACCCTTGAGAAAAGTAGGATGGATCGCGTTTTTTGATCCATCGATGTAAGAGATGAAATAATTGATGGGTCAAACGGCGCGACCCATCCTACAATTTAAATCCGTTCGTTACTTGATTAAGCCCAAAGGAAACTAATCATGAATCATGCGATCAAAACCACCGTCGTCGGCAGCTACCCCGTTCCGAGTTGGTTGCTTGGAAATACGTCCCGTATGGTTTTAAGAGACGCCGTGATGGTAGTACTCAAAACGCAGGAATTGGCGGGATTGGATTTGATTAGCGACGGCGAGTTGAACCGTTTCGATCCCAGCCATCCCGAAACCAACGGTATGATCGACTATTTCGTCTCGCGCATGGATGGCGTACAGACTCGTTTTTCCCGCGAGGATATCGTACGCTTTCGCGCCATCCCGGGCATGGAATACCGCCTGCGCCCAGCGGGGATTGTCATCGGAAAGATCGGGGAAGGTTGCTTGAATCTGCCGGACGATTTCGCTTTCGTAAGGTCTTTGACGAATCATCCGCTGAAATTCACTTGTACGGGACCGCACATGCTGGCTAAGGTCTTAACCGACGCCTATTACCGGGACGGCAAAACCCTAGCGATGGATATCGCCGCAGCATTGCGGAAGCAATTGCAGGATATTCCCGCCGATGTTATCCAACTTGACGAAGCCAATATCAGCGGACATCCAGAGGATGCCGTCTGGGCCGCCGAAGCGTTAAATCACGTCTTGGACGGCCTATCGGCGCAGAAGGCGATTCACGTCTGCTTTGGAAATTACGGCGGGCAGACGGTGCAGAAAGGCTTTTGGAAAAACTTGCTGCCCTTTTTGAATACCTTGCGCGCGGATCATCTGGTTTTGGAATTCGCCCGCCGGGGCTATGGCGAGTTGGAAGCGTTCAAGGATTTGAATCCCGCCATTGGGCTGGGCGCCGGAGTCGTCGATATCAAGGACAACGAAATCGAATCGCCCGACCTCATCGCGGAGCGAGTGGAAAAAATCGTTAAAACCGTCGGCGCGGAGCGTTTGAAGTATATTCATCCCGATTGTGGATTTTGGATGCTGCAACGCAGTGTGGCCGATGGCAAAATGCGCGCTTTAGTTAAGGGCAGGGATTTGTTCGAAGGATTTTAGCGGTTCAGTTTAGAGAAGGGTGGGCTACGGCCGGGTGGCAAAGGCATAGCGAAGCCTGCCTTTGATCTTTTAGGTAGAGAACAGTAGGATTGGCTCAAAGCGAAGTGTAGCCCGCCAAATCTTTAGGAAAATGCGCATTAAACAAAAAAAAGGCCCGATGTAATTGGGGACACCGGGCTTGGGGAGGAAAGTGCGAAAAAAAGTTTTCGCATTGATTTGGGGAGAATGTTTATGTCTATGTCGTTCGTTTTCTTTCTTAATTATTAATGATGCTTTCTTTAAATGCAGATATCGTGCCAAGTTAACGGCAATATTTGATCCTGCAGAGATATTTTATTATAACATATTGATTATAATGGCTTTAGGTTAAACCAGCCCAATATAGTGTTCTTTGAATCCAATTGGCGGTGGCGCTGGATTTGTCTTAAATTCGAAACAGTGGAGGTTCATAATCGGACAAAACGTTCAGACTAAGACAGAAATCTTCCGTTTATTGATTATCCGTTTCAAAATGGAATTAACGCCGATTCTAATTGATTTTGCAAAGGATAAGACAATGGTAATACTCGCCGTAGTTTTGTTTTTAACGATCGGATCGTTAGCGGGGGCTGCGGAGAACGTTATGGATATCGGTTCCCGGCTGGAGTTGTTCGCCGATTCCTATCTGGTCGGCGAAATGCGCCATGCGGAGCTGCGGCTGCAATCGCCCTGGCCGCGCGGGCCGGTTTTGCGCTTCGATCATCCTTGGGAAGGACGATATGCAGGCTATGTCACTGTTTTCCAAGACGACAGTCTTTTCCGGATGTACTATCGCGGCATGCCGGTTTCGGGAGGAGATGGAAGCGACAACGAAGTTACTTGTTACGCGGAAAGCCGCGATGGGATCGCCTGGACGAAGCCGAAGCTGGGGATTTTCGACACAAATGGGACGCGGGAAAACAATGTAATCTTAAAAGGCATGGCCCCGTTTTCCCATAATTTTTGCCCATTCTTGGATTCGCGACCCGATACTCCCGCTGAGGAGCGATTTAAAGCCTTGGCGGGAACTCAGAAAACCGGTCTCTGCGCCTTCGTCTCCGGCGATGGGATTCATTGGAAGAAATGGCAAGATAAACCCGTCATCACGAAAGGAGCGTTCGATTCCCAAAACGTCGTCTTCTGGTCGGAAGCGGAAAATCTCTACACCTGCTATTTCCGCACGTGGAGCCAAGGCGAGTTTAAAGGATATCGAACGGTGAGCCGCTGTACGTCGAAAGATTTCATTCATTGGAGCGAACCCGTCGAAATGAGTTTTGGAGATACTCCTCGCGAACATCTCTACACCAACCAAACGCGGCCTTACTTTCGCGCGCCGCAGATCTATATCGCTATGCCCGCGCGCTTCATGCCGGGCCGGAGAGTGTTGACTAAGGAACAATTCGAACAAATGGGCGGCGAAGCGGGATATTCCGGCGATTGCTCGGAAACCGTATTCATGACCAGCCATGGCGGAACGGCCTATGACAGAACTTTTATGGATGGCTTCGTTCGGCCGGGATTGGGAATGAACAATTGGTCTTCGCGCACGAATTATTCCGCTTATGGAGTCGTTCCCACAAGCGCGGAAGAAATGTCTTTCTACATCCAGAGAGATTACGGCCAACCATCCCATCATCTCGAACGCTTCTCACTGCGCTGCGACGGCTTCGCTTCTCTCCACGCCGGATACGCCGGAGGGGAGATGGTTTCGAAGCCGTTGCGATTTAAAGGCCGCGAATTAATCATCAATTATTCGACATCCGCCGCCGGGAGCGTGTGGGTGGAATTGCAGGACGCGGAGGGGAAGCCCATCCCCGGCTACAGCCGCGACGAAGCGGACGAGATCGTCGGCGATCGGATTGAACGCGCCGTAACGTGGAAGGGCGCTTCCGACGTCAGCGCGCTAGCGGGGCGTATCGTGAGAATTCGCTTTATCCTGAAGGACGCCGACGTGTTTTCTATGCGCTTTCGATGAATACGGCGGGGGCTTTGGCGCTGGGGCGCCGCGCCTATCAACTCTTCGCCTGATGCAGCGCGCGCTTGGCCGCCATTTCTCTGGCGGCCAGGCCTTCCTTGCCTAATAGGCGGACTCGTTCCGGGTCCGTCATGATGCGGTCGATCATGCATTCGACTTGTTTGGTGATTAGATTGAGGGTGAAGTAATTTTTTTGCACCCAATTCAGAATATCTTTATCCGTAAGTGGATCGTCCTTGTACGTTGTGCGCAGGGTTTCGAAGGGGTCTTCTTTATTGGGGCGCATTGCGGGGTCCCGTTCCCAAAAAGCGCTGACGAATTTGTCGACCGGTTGGGGAAATCCGCCTTTGACGATCATGTATTTTACGCAAGCGCAAAGGAGATCGTTATCGCGCGCCAGACATTCGGGACAAAGCAAAGCCATCAATTCGGAACGATTGTGACGCCGGAGGATTTCCACGCTGGGCGCGAAGGAATTTTCGCAGCGCCAACAATTCACAACCGCCCCCGAGTTCAATTTTCCCAGCCGGGCGAAGGTGCTGATTTTGGGTGAGGAATCCGCGCTTGGGGAAGAAAGGCGATTGGCCTCTTCCCCGCGGGAAGAGGCTTCCATTTGGCCGGAATCCGTTTTCGGCGGTTCGGCTTTAATCCACACGTTGCCATCCCAGAAATCCAAGTCCTTCAATCCCTTGAGCCGGGTGAGGTGGCGGCTGGTGAGAATGGCGCCCGCGGGATAGAGGATGCGTCCGTTTTTGGATCGTATATCGCGGCTCAGCGGGTAATTTTCGGGGACCGAATCGATGCGGAAATGCGCTTCGCCCGGCGCGATGGAAATAGGCGCCTTTTCCATTGGAGGAAGGCTGGAGGGATCGTCTTTTAATAGATCGGCGACGGGAGCGTTCACCTCGATCGATTGGTAGACGGGAATTTCGCGAATCCAGGCTTCGCGTTGTTGGTCGTCGGAGAAAATGCTCTCCAAGCGGGCCGACAAGTTATTTTTCGAGGCGGGCTTGAGTATAAAGGCGTTTACGTCCAGCTGCAGCGCCAAACCAACAAGGCCTTCGTCGCCGCAACCCGTCAGCATGGCGACGGGCAGGTCGCGGCGGAGGTTTTTTTCGCCGCAACGAATGGCTTTAAGCAGTTGAAGCCCGTTCATATCCGGCATTTTGAAATCGGCGATCACGCAATCCACAGGGCGGTTTTTGTCTTCCAGAATCGATAAGGCTTCAAGGCCGGTGTTAGCGGAATGAATGGTTTGACAGCCCAAATTCTTCAAGATGCCCATGACGTTCAAGCGGCAAAGGCGAACATCGTCGACGATTAAAAAGGAATATTTGGAAAGATTCATTGGCGCTATTCCTCTCGACTCCTCATTCTCCATCAAGCCGAAGCCGTGGACGGCGCTGCATTCCCCAAGTAGAGAATCGGATTTTCCCGCCATGAGGCAGGGGTACTATTCTATTGTTTCGAAACGACGAGCTATCTTATCGGCGTCGTTCTTTCGCGAAAAGTAAAGACAATGCCAAATGCGCGATTTTTTCAATTAAGACTCCTAAAAAGAGTATTCAAAGCGCGTCGTAGCGGCGGCGTCGAATTTTTACGCTTCGAGTTCTTGGCGGAATCGCTTCAGCGCCTCGTCTAGGCGGCTCATTTCTCTTTCCAAATCGGCAAAAGCATTTTCCACGCCGTCGAAGGAATTCTCTTTTCCCAATCGCTCCAAGGCCAATGCGGCATCCATCGCTTTAGCCGCTTGAAAAGCGCCGACAGCTCCCTTCAGGGCGTGGGCGGATTTATCCAGGGCTTGGCTATCGTTTTTC
This Candidatus Omnitrophota bacterium DNA region includes the following protein-coding sequences:
- a CDS encoding alkaline phosphatase family protein, yielding MKYLQRAPIAASIRFCLWLPAAAFLAFCLAIRFSNPNFADSVPFLFTAIGAVIGAILWLGLAAMYLAAASIESFRSRLDAIIRFVGSQKLSGGIMAFAVIAYSLLSAESYYHNQSLIDDRAPRLAVFGLDGATWTLIDPLMEAEKLPTLRRLSQAGSRGILHSLDPMTSPVLWASISTGLPPDKHGVTGFFSTRADLKAPRIWDLCRSNRLRVGLFGWLLTWPPGDPFSFEVPSWMARSPAAYPPEYACLQEIVLEQGRDGRKYSPLTALFRCARRGAGLRAVEKMLWFYLRDGWGLSEEAHLAEKMLAEVRLQTDLYIALMRRYRPDVTAFSLYGTDKLGHRFWHSMKPESFDGPIAESSRFRHIIEDYYQEADQALGRILSVFPLSANIVILSDHGMKADTALPRQFFLDAAKFLRALGAEGLFHYAFVNRQLILEPIRAGHELKPWLEKIEAVRFSDSQEPLFQVREEEGKIWAHTDFSLTWNPDSPLLQHESIAIADRSYPTSSFFFSRTFSGEHDPAGIVILAGQDVKRGAKLMEANLLDIAPTILYLLSLPISREMTGRILEEALAVDKKPVYVDRYEPSHFQEGEIITPMESYLERLRSVGYIE
- a CDS encoding cobalamin-independent methionine synthase II family protein, which produces MNHAIKTTVVGSYPVPSWLLGNTSRMVLRDAVMVVLKTQELAGLDLISDGELNRFDPSHPETNGMIDYFVSRMDGVQTRFSREDIVRFRAIPGMEYRLRPAGIVIGKIGEGCLNLPDDFAFVRSLTNHPLKFTCTGPHMLAKVLTDAYYRDGKTLAMDIAAALRKQLQDIPADVIQLDEANISGHPEDAVWAAEALNHVLDGLSAQKAIHVCFGNYGGQTVQKGFWKNLLPFLNTLRADHLVLEFARRGYGELEAFKDLNPAIGLGAGVVDIKDNEIESPDLIAERVEKIVKTVGAERLKYIHPDCGFWMLQRSVADGKMRALVKGRDLFEGF
- a CDS encoding response regulator: MNLSKYSFLIVDDVRLCRLNVMGILKNLGCQTIHSANTGLEALSILEDKNRPVDCVIADFKMPDMNGLQLLKAIRCGEKNLRRDLPVAMLTGCGDEGLVGLALQLDVNAFILKPASKNNLSARLESIFSDDQQREAWIREIPVYQSIEVNAPVADLLKDDPSSLPPMEKAPISIAPGEAHFRIDSVPENYPLSRDIRSKNGRILYPAGAILTSRHLTRLKGLKDLDFWDGNVWIKAEPPKTDSGQMEASSRGEEANRLSSPSADSSPKISTFARLGKLNSGAVVNCWRCENSFAPSVEILRRHNRSELMALLCPECLARDNDLLCACVKYMIVKGGFPQPVDKFVSAFWERDPAMRPNKEDPFETLRTTYKDDPLTDKDILNWVQKNYFTLNLITKQVECMIDRIMTDPERVRLLGKEGLAAREMAAKRALHQAKS